One Corynebacterium efficiens YS-314 DNA segment encodes these proteins:
- the pstC gene encoding phosphate ABC transporter permease subunit PstC → MARNESATEANELDPIQAQTHPVATIGNTAQPENPKPIAAQESGNVKRPGDRIFEFLSTASAAIITVIIAAIGAFLIWRAIPALNNNVGGLIGFFTYTGAWDTADTQAMEFGIPNLLAATMLISVIALLIAMPIALGIAIFLSNYAPKRLVKPLGYTVDMLAAVPSIVYGLWGWQVLGPALSNFYIWLESWAGGFFLFTTYSNSPAFATGRNMLTGGIVLAVMILPIIAATAREVFVQTPKGHVEAALALGATRWEVVRMTVLPFGLSGYVSGAMLGLGRALGETMALYMVVSPSSAFRFSLFDGGTTFATAIANAAAEFNDDTRAGAYIAAGLVLFLLTFIVNAAARGIVNSGK, encoded by the coding sequence ATGGCCCGAAATGAGTCAGCCACCGAGGCGAATGAGCTGGATCCGATCCAGGCTCAGACCCACCCGGTAGCAACCATCGGCAACACTGCACAGCCTGAGAATCCCAAGCCCATTGCGGCGCAGGAATCCGGGAATGTGAAACGCCCCGGAGACCGTATCTTCGAGTTTCTGTCCACCGCCTCTGCGGCGATCATCACGGTCATTATCGCGGCCATCGGTGCGTTCCTCATCTGGCGCGCCATCCCAGCCCTCAACAACAACGTTGGTGGGCTCATCGGCTTCTTCACCTACACCGGCGCTTGGGACACCGCAGATACCCAGGCAATGGAGTTCGGTATCCCGAATCTTCTGGCAGCCACCATGCTCATCTCGGTGATTGCCCTCCTGATCGCCATGCCGATCGCTCTCGGTATCGCCATCTTCCTCTCCAACTACGCACCCAAGCGTCTGGTCAAGCCATTGGGCTACACGGTGGACATGCTCGCAGCTGTCCCCTCCATCGTCTACGGACTCTGGGGCTGGCAGGTGCTCGGCCCCGCCCTGAGCAACTTCTACATCTGGCTGGAGAGCTGGGCCGGCGGATTCTTCCTGTTCACCACCTACTCCAACTCCCCGGCCTTCGCCACCGGCCGCAACATGCTCACCGGTGGTATCGTCCTCGCCGTCATGATCCTGCCGATCATCGCCGCGACCGCCCGGGAGGTGTTCGTCCAGACCCCCAAGGGGCATGTTGAGGCGGCACTCGCCCTCGGTGCCACCCGCTGGGAGGTCGTGCGCATGACCGTGCTGCCATTCGGACTGTCGGGTTATGTCTCCGGAGCCATGCTGGGCCTCGGCCGTGCACTCGGTGAGACCATGGCGCTGTACATGGTTGTCTCCCCCTCCTCGGCCTTCCGTTTCTCACTCTTCGACGGTGGCACCACCTTCGCCACCGCCATCGCCAACGCCGCAGCGGAATTCAACGACGACACCCGCGCTGGCGCCTACATCGCCGCTGGTCTGGTCCTGTTCCTCCTGACCTTCATCGTCAACGCCGCCGCACGTGGCATCGTGAACAGCGGAAAGTAG
- the pstS gene encoding phosphate ABC transporter substrate-binding protein PstS — translation MNLIFKRSAALVGAVAVSSFALVACGDSEETDTTGTTAETTGAASAEGLTGTSGQLVGEGASSQQSAMDYFGVQYSEAVDGASLAYTASGSGSGRKNFVGGQVAFGGSDSPMDDAQAAEAMDRCDGNEAWHLPFVIGPVAIAYNLPGVEDLNLSTATVANIFKGEITKWNDDAIAAENEGVDLPDTDISVVYRSDESGTTDNFQKFLTAAEPDLWETTGQVFPATVGEGANGSNGVASQVTAIEGGITYVEAGFAQQQGLGIANLDFGNGPVELNAESVGVALDNLEFLTEGNNMVVDTEALFAADDAGSYPLILTTYEIVCSAGYDDTTRDQIKDFLTVALDSQDENLEALGYIPVTGTHYDRLVEAVAAIQ, via the coding sequence GTGAACCTCATCTTCAAGCGTTCTGCTGCCCTCGTTGGCGCCGTGGCCGTCAGCTCCTTCGCCCTCGTTGCCTGTGGCGACTCCGAAGAGACCGACACCACCGGCACCACCGCCGAGACCACCGGAGCGGCCTCCGCTGAGGGACTGACCGGTACCTCCGGTCAGCTCGTCGGCGAGGGTGCTTCCTCCCAGCAGTCCGCCATGGACTACTTCGGCGTCCAGTACTCCGAGGCTGTTGACGGTGCCTCCCTCGCCTACACCGCATCCGGCTCAGGCTCCGGACGTAAGAACTTCGTCGGTGGCCAGGTCGCCTTCGGCGGTTCCGACTCCCCGATGGATGATGCGCAGGCCGCGGAGGCCATGGACCGTTGCGATGGCAACGAGGCATGGCACCTGCCCTTCGTTATCGGCCCGGTCGCCATCGCCTACAACCTGCCCGGCGTGGAGGACCTGAACCTGTCCACCGCCACCGTGGCAAACATCTTCAAGGGTGAGATCACCAAGTGGAATGATGACGCCATCGCCGCTGAGAACGAGGGCGTTGACCTCCCCGACACCGACATCTCCGTTGTCTACCGCTCCGATGAGTCCGGCACCACCGACAACTTCCAGAAGTTCCTGACCGCCGCTGAGCCTGACCTGTGGGAGACCACCGGCCAGGTCTTCCCGGCGACCGTCGGTGAGGGCGCCAACGGCTCCAACGGTGTTGCATCCCAGGTCACCGCAATCGAGGGTGGCATCACCTACGTTGAGGCTGGCTTCGCACAGCAGCAGGGCCTGGGCATCGCCAACCTCGACTTCGGCAACGGCCCGGTTGAGCTCAACGCCGAGTCCGTCGGTGTGGCACTGGACAACCTGGAGTTCCTCACCGAGGGCAACAACATGGTCGTTGACACCGAGGCACTCTTCGCCGCGGACGATGCAGGTTCCTACCCGCTGATCCTCACCACCTACGAGATCGTCTGCTCCGCCGGCTACGACGACACCACCCGCGACCAGATCAAGGACTTCCTGACCGTCGCACTCGACTCCCAGGATGAGAACCTCGAGGCTCTCGGCTACATCCCGGTCACCGGCACCCACTACGACCGCCTGGTCGAAGCAGTCGCGGCAATCCAGTAA
- the mshD gene encoding mycothiol synthase, which yields MATLGPMNTKVTTTHLYNHRDLREQAMIMLKEVRAIDGVEALSEQFVRGLAEPGLGHTHYTVSVDGRIIGLGATDGETSELAVHPAHRRQGIGRELIDALPTDGVWAHGDLPPAQALASSLGLNKTRELLVMAVEGDALREAAVYDNPAGITNSSLKTAPGTRDEVEGKWLKANNEAFHWHPEQGGWDRNRLTRAQSATWFRETDVLFLWDGDELVGFHWVKKHSDELQEIYVVGLAEAYRGKGLGDPLVRLGLRHMVNGGARRVILYVEADNDSAVAAYEKLGFTVAERHVVYEK from the coding sequence ATGGCTACGCTTGGGCCCATGAACACAAAAGTCACCACCACCCACCTCTATAATCACCGCGACCTCCGCGAACAGGCCATGATCATGCTCAAGGAGGTCAGGGCCATCGACGGCGTCGAGGCGCTCTCCGAGCAGTTCGTGCGCGGTCTGGCAGAACCCGGCCTCGGGCACACCCATTACACGGTGTCCGTCGACGGGCGGATCATCGGCCTCGGTGCGACGGACGGAGAGACCAGTGAGCTGGCTGTCCACCCGGCGCACCGTCGCCAGGGGATCGGCAGGGAGCTTATCGACGCCCTCCCCACCGACGGTGTCTGGGCCCACGGGGACCTCCCCCCGGCCCAGGCCCTTGCGTCCTCCCTGGGGCTGAACAAAACGCGTGAACTCCTCGTCATGGCAGTCGAAGGGGACGCCCTGCGCGAGGCAGCCGTGTATGACAATCCCGCGGGGATCACCAACAGTTCACTGAAAACCGCCCCCGGAACCCGGGATGAGGTGGAGGGGAAATGGCTCAAGGCCAACAATGAGGCCTTCCACTGGCACCCCGAACAGGGCGGGTGGGACCGCAACCGCCTGACCCGCGCCCAGAGCGCCACCTGGTTCAGGGAAACCGATGTCCTCTTCCTCTGGGACGGCGATGAACTCGTCGGATTCCACTGGGTGAAGAAACACTCCGATGAACTGCAGGAGATCTATGTGGTGGGGCTTGCCGAGGCCTACCGTGGGAAGGGGCTCGGCGATCCCCTCGTCCGCCTCGGACTGCGGCACATGGTCAACGGTGGGGCGCGCCGGGTCATTCTCTACGTGGAGGCGGACAATGATTCCGCGGTAGCTGCCTATGAAAAACTGGGATTCACCGTGGCGGAACGCCATGTTGTCTATGAAAAATAG
- a CDS encoding LmeA family phospholipid-binding protein, producing the protein MQKQVGRTIRIIVIIVIVGAVFWLVDSAIAARAERTISRAVAESADLEVEPAVYAGSGLYTLALVTGELDHVSVNMLDVPVPGIGVVNARTEVQEVAVSPAQVFSGDLEGARAETFTRTLRMDGVALGSQLDMTDLDIAHPTDISPSGGTASEAVLTGTPPGHEDPVSVVVTLRLVGSEFQMVPVELVDASQPNLTLDDVESAFSWRIDTRTLPLADRAMAVYLSGGSIHFQSQARNVEITMRELSPLAAPEADSAG; encoded by the coding sequence GTGCAGAAGCAGGTAGGCAGGACCATCAGGATCATCGTCATCATCGTCATCGTGGGTGCGGTGTTCTGGCTTGTTGATTCGGCCATCGCCGCCCGCGCGGAACGCACCATCTCCCGCGCGGTCGCGGAGTCAGCCGACCTTGAGGTCGAACCTGCCGTCTACGCGGGCAGTGGCCTGTACACACTTGCCCTGGTCACAGGGGAACTCGATCACGTCAGCGTGAACATGTTGGATGTGCCGGTTCCGGGCATCGGCGTGGTCAATGCCCGCACCGAGGTGCAGGAGGTGGCGGTGTCCCCGGCGCAGGTGTTCTCCGGTGATCTTGAGGGCGCGCGTGCCGAGACATTCACCCGCACGCTGCGCATGGATGGTGTGGCGCTGGGCTCCCAGCTGGATATGACGGACCTGGACATCGCCCACCCGACGGATATCTCACCATCCGGCGGCACCGCCAGCGAGGCCGTGCTCACCGGCACCCCGCCCGGGCATGAGGACCCCGTGAGCGTGGTGGTGACGCTGCGGTTGGTCGGGTCCGAGTTCCAGATGGTCCCCGTCGAGCTTGTCGACGCCTCCCAGCCCAACCTCACACTCGACGATGTGGAATCAGCGTTCTCCTGGCGCATCGATACCCGCACACTCCCCCTGGCTGACCGCGCCATGGCCGTCTACCTCTCCGGAGGGTCCATCCATTTCCAGTCCCAGGCCCGCAATGTGGAGATCACCATGCGGGAGCTCTCCCCCCTGGCCGCACCGGAGGCCGACAGCGCAGGCTAG
- a CDS encoding diacylglycerol/lipid kinase family protein encodes MDNVHLLLIANPQSTTQTAELFRRVVPKLLAIDGLTMETRFTHYSGHAEEMVRGMTRADADIIVPAGGDGTVNEVINGLLGNAGEDITDWREVPAMAVLPTGSANVFARALGYPSDTYAAAEMLIDLIRGDLRRTISLGTWSEHGRDREKGREGHWFAVNAGFGIDADVIARMERVRSRGFAASPFQYLLLSTRAWLSTQVDPPRMTVEAVSADGEQLRRVDVPMLFASNTNPWTFFGPLPVVTNPRNSFDMGLGIFGVTSVHGLGGVAALMHLIGVGHGKRYEKLVARRTIQFDNVEHLTLTCSRKQRFQVDGEFVGEYREVHLDAVADAFEVFAPEVNPNPPTMAWYRHLFHYVRDAVRVRTRGA; translated from the coding sequence TTGGACAACGTGCATCTCCTATTGATCGCGAACCCGCAATCCACCACCCAGACCGCCGAGCTCTTCCGCCGCGTGGTGCCCAAACTGCTTGCCATTGACGGGCTCACCATGGAGACCCGGTTCACCCATTACAGCGGGCACGCCGAGGAGATGGTCAGGGGAATGACCCGCGCGGACGCGGATATCATCGTCCCCGCCGGTGGGGACGGCACGGTCAACGAGGTGATCAACGGGCTGCTCGGCAACGCCGGGGAGGATATCACCGACTGGCGTGAGGTGCCCGCCATGGCTGTCCTGCCCACCGGGTCGGCCAATGTGTTCGCCCGGGCCCTGGGCTACCCCTCTGACACCTATGCCGCCGCCGAGATGCTCATCGATCTGATCAGGGGGGATCTGCGGCGCACCATCTCGCTGGGCACCTGGAGTGAGCACGGGCGGGACAGGGAGAAGGGCCGGGAGGGGCACTGGTTCGCTGTGAACGCCGGCTTCGGCATCGACGCGGATGTGATCGCGCGCATGGAACGGGTCCGGTCCCGGGGGTTCGCCGCCTCACCATTCCAGTACCTCCTGCTGAGCACCCGTGCGTGGTTGTCCACCCAGGTGGACCCGCCACGCATGACCGTCGAGGCCGTCAGCGCTGATGGCGAGCAGCTGCGGCGGGTGGATGTGCCCATGCTGTTTGCCTCCAACACCAACCCGTGGACCTTCTTCGGTCCGCTGCCCGTGGTCACCAACCCCCGCAACTCCTTCGACATGGGACTCGGGATCTTCGGTGTCACCAGCGTGCACGGGCTCGGGGGTGTGGCCGCCCTGATGCACCTGATCGGGGTGGGGCACGGGAAACGGTACGAGAAACTGGTGGCGCGGCGCACCATCCAGTTCGACAACGTCGAACACCTCACCCTGACCTGCAGCAGGAAACAGCGGTTCCAGGTCGATGGCGAATTTGTCGGTGAGTACCGCGAGGTGCACCTCGATGCGGTGGCCGATGCCTTCGAGGTGTTCGCCCCGGAGGTCAATCCGAATCCGCCGACGATGGCGTGGTACCGTCACCTCTTCCACTATGTCCGCGACGCGGTGCGGGTGCGCACAAGGGGAGCCTAG
- a CDS encoding FABP family protein has product MSENETSKTGGNAGVPGSGADAPSLSDSPAISGNDAVNLAAEQAKNTAHRNIPTLDDLPIPEDTANLRLGPNLHDGLLALLPLVGVWRGEGQADTPEGGQYSFGQQIIFSHDGENYLSFESRVWRLDSEGGTVGPDQRETGFWRINLQDEIEFVCAHASGVVEIYYGQPINERAWELESASTMVTATGPVTLGPGKRLYGLLPTNELGWVDERLVDKELKPRMSAQLHRIIG; this is encoded by the coding sequence ATGAGCGAAAACGAAACCAGCAAGACCGGTGGCAATGCAGGCGTTCCCGGCTCGGGAGCGGACGCGCCATCCCTGTCCGATTCCCCCGCCATCAGTGGGAATGACGCTGTCAACCTGGCGGCCGAACAGGCGAAGAACACCGCCCACCGCAACATCCCCACCCTGGATGATCTGCCCATCCCCGAGGACACCGCGAACCTGCGCCTGGGTCCGAACCTGCACGATGGACTGCTCGCGCTGCTGCCCCTGGTGGGTGTATGGCGCGGTGAGGGCCAGGCTGACACCCCGGAGGGTGGCCAGTACTCCTTCGGTCAACAGATCATCTTCTCCCACGATGGGGAGAACTACCTGTCCTTCGAGTCCCGCGTGTGGAGGTTGGACAGTGAGGGCGGCACCGTCGGCCCGGATCAGCGTGAGACCGGGTTCTGGCGCATCAACCTCCAGGACGAGATCGAATTCGTGTGCGCCCACGCCAGTGGTGTCGTGGAGATCTACTACGGCCAGCCCATCAACGAACGCGCCTGGGAACTGGAGTCCGCGTCCACCATGGTCACCGCCACCGGCCCCGTCACCCTTGGCCCGGGCAAGCGCCTCTACGGTCTGCTGCCCACCAATGAACTCGGCTGGGTGGATGAGCGGCTGGTGGACAAGGAACTGAAGCCACGCATGTCCGCGCAGCTGCACCGCATCATCGGGTAG
- a CDS encoding aminodeoxychorismate lyase has product MPEPTPVIMIVEPYGGSIRQQNPNLPMVFWDDAAVTRGDGIFETILIREGRACNLDRHAERFKASAALLGLPAPVMDSWVKATRMAIESWYEHPGAGDASCTWTLSRGRASTGLASGWVTVQAVSREKLRERERGVEVMTSPRGYTIDTRLPGVRDVTRGDVDGVEDTPAPWLTVGAKTLSYAANMAAVRWARAHGYDDVIFTEGDRVLEGATSTVVSVKGDKLRTPAPGGDILPGTTQAALFEHAATLGWRCKTKKDLTVDDLLGADSVWLVSSVRIAARVTRLDGHKMPRPSNEVAIKELITGALG; this is encoded by the coding sequence ATGCCCGAACCCACCCCCGTGATCATGATCGTCGAACCCTACGGTGGATCAATCCGTCAACAGAACCCGAACCTGCCCATGGTGTTCTGGGATGATGCTGCCGTCACCCGCGGGGATGGCATCTTCGAGACCATCCTCATCCGGGAGGGGCGGGCCTGTAACCTCGACCGTCACGCGGAACGTTTCAAGGCCTCCGCCGCACTGCTGGGACTGCCCGCCCCCGTGATGGACTCATGGGTGAAGGCAACCCGGATGGCCATAGAATCCTGGTATGAGCACCCCGGCGCGGGGGATGCGTCCTGCACCTGGACGCTGAGCCGGGGTCGGGCGAGCACCGGCCTGGCCTCCGGCTGGGTGACGGTGCAGGCGGTGTCGCGCGAGAAACTCAGGGAACGTGAGCGGGGAGTGGAGGTGATGACCAGCCCACGTGGATACACCATCGACACCCGACTCCCCGGGGTCCGGGATGTCACCCGTGGTGATGTTGACGGGGTGGAGGACACCCCGGCGCCGTGGCTGACCGTGGGGGCCAAGACGCTGAGCTATGCGGCGAACATGGCGGCGGTGCGGTGGGCCCGGGCCCACGGCTACGACGATGTCATCTTCACGGAAGGGGACCGGGTGCTGGAGGGCGCGACCTCCACGGTGGTCAGTGTCAAGGGGGATAAACTGCGCACCCCGGCCCCCGGCGGGGACATCCTCCCGGGCACCACCCAGGCGGCCCTGTTCGAGCATGCCGCCACCCTGGGCTGGCGGTGCAAGACCAAGAAGGACCTCACCGTCGATGACCTGCTGGGGGCGGACAGCGTCTGGCTGGTCTCCTCTGTGAGGATCGCGGCCCGTGTCACCCGCCTGGACGGGCACAAGATGCCCCGCCCGTCCAATGAGGTGGCGATCAAGGAGCTGATCACCGGGGCACTGGGGTGA
- a CDS encoding YgfZ/GcvT domain-containing protein has product MITGVGSGIRLGTDTIIADYACFREVPPTGCNHWPVSLTTLRGQFPRTVEFVANELSEVANDTNRDQTDPQRYISPLLGRDGAAEAQDDAAVAGTEGVAWHYGSPLVEQRIFETGTGLVDRSNRKVIRVDGPDAPAFLNNILSQKVDAAEDGFTARALDLDAQGRIQHTMMVTVADGVFYLDTSATEFDSLIAYLRKMIFWSEVTVEEADLAIITLIGREIPLPEVTFRRTVDWNGPKRVDVAVPRASFESGVDKLLDAGAELTGLMAYWAERVKALEPETPDLDAKTIPHEIPHWIGRDEHLGAVHLTKGCYRGQETVARVDNLGRSPRVMVLLHLDGSAPVAPVTGAEITSGTRTVGRLGTVIHDCDLGPIALGLVKRSALDADLTIGDVAVTVDPDSLPVDDGEQRGRAAVNRLRGRE; this is encoded by the coding sequence ATGATCACGGGGGTGGGTTCGGGCATTCGACTGGGTACAGACACCATAATCGCTGATTATGCCTGTTTCCGGGAGGTTCCGCCCACCGGTTGTAACCATTGGCCGGTTTCGCTGACTACCCTTCGAGGGCAGTTTCCGCGTACAGTCGAGTTTGTGGCTAACGAACTCTCCGAGGTCGCGAACGACACCAACCGTGATCAGACTGATCCGCAGCGTTACATCTCCCCCCTGCTGGGTAGGGATGGGGCGGCGGAAGCACAGGATGACGCCGCTGTGGCGGGTACGGAAGGTGTCGCGTGGCATTATGGTTCCCCGCTCGTCGAACAACGCATCTTCGAAACCGGAACCGGTCTGGTTGACCGTTCCAACCGCAAGGTGATCCGAGTCGATGGACCTGATGCCCCCGCGTTCCTCAACAATATTCTGTCCCAGAAGGTCGATGCCGCGGAGGATGGTTTCACCGCCCGCGCACTTGATCTGGATGCGCAGGGTCGTATCCAACACACCATGATGGTCACCGTCGCAGACGGGGTCTTCTACCTCGACACCTCCGCGACGGAATTCGATTCCCTCATCGCCTATCTCCGGAAGATGATCTTCTGGTCCGAGGTCACCGTCGAGGAGGCGGACCTGGCGATCATCACACTGATCGGCCGGGAGATCCCCCTCCCGGAGGTGACCTTCCGGCGCACCGTCGACTGGAACGGCCCAAAGCGTGTCGACGTCGCCGTGCCCCGCGCGTCCTTCGAATCGGGCGTCGACAAGCTCCTGGACGCCGGCGCCGAGCTCACCGGCCTGATGGCCTACTGGGCAGAGCGTGTCAAGGCCCTGGAGCCGGAGACCCCCGACCTGGACGCCAAGACCATCCCCCATGAGATCCCCCACTGGATCGGCCGTGATGAGCACCTGGGGGCCGTCCATCTGACCAAGGGGTGCTACCGCGGGCAGGAAACCGTCGCGCGCGTGGACAACCTCGGTCGTTCCCCACGGGTGATGGTTCTGCTCCACCTGGATGGTTCCGCCCCCGTCGCTCCGGTCACCGGTGCGGAGATCACGTCCGGCACCCGCACGGTGGGTCGGCTGGGCACGGTGATCCATGACTGCGATCTCGGCCCCATCGCCCTCGGACTGGTCAAGCGCAGCGCCCTGGATGCCGATCTCACCATCGGTGACGTGGCGGTCACGGTGGATCCGGATTCCCTCCCCGTCGACGATGGTGAGCAGCGTGGGCGTGCAGCCGTGAACAGGCTCCGCGGCAGGGAATAA
- a CDS encoding DUF3073 domain-containing protein: MGRGRAKAKQTKVARQLKYSSPEMDLDQLQRELAQAPRRSYSDAPGDEDQYAAYANWDEEDDQYRAYGTR, encoded by the coding sequence ATGGGTCGCGGTCGCGCGAAGGCAAAACAGACCAAGGTTGCTCGCCAGTTGAAGTACAGCTCTCCAGAAATGGATCTTGATCAACTGCAGCGGGAGCTGGCACAAGCTCCCCGGCGTTCCTACTCCGATGCCCCTGGTGATGAGGACCAGTACGCAGCTTATGCAAACTGGGATGAGGAAGATGACCAGTACCGTGCCTACGGCACGCGCTGA
- the purM gene encoding phosphoribosylformylglycinamidine cyclo-ligase: MSDHLDTGNGATPEGVSYAAAGVDIEAGDRAVELFAPLAKRATRPEVRGNLGGFAGLFELGKYRKPILAAGSDGVGTKLVVAQMMDKHDTIGIDLVAMCVDDLVCCGAEPLFLQDYIAIGKVVPEHVAEIVSGIAEGCIQAGAALLGGETAEHPGVMEPGHYDVSATAVGVVEADDLLGPERVRAGDVIIGMASSGLHSNGYSLARHVLFDTAGLTVDSHIEELGRTLGEELLEPTRIYSKDCLALIAECEVHVFCHVTGGGLAGNMSRVIPEGLVAEMSRGTWTPGQIFRSIASLGRVPREEMEKTFNMGVGMVAVVAEKDRDRALAMLTARHIDCWELGTVRNGEDGEPNVILSGEHPGY; this comes from the coding sequence ATGAGTGATCACCTGGACACCGGCAACGGTGCCACCCCTGAAGGCGTATCCTACGCAGCCGCCGGCGTGGACATCGAGGCCGGTGACCGTGCCGTCGAGCTGTTTGCCCCACTGGCCAAGCGCGCAACCCGCCCGGAGGTCCGCGGCAACCTCGGCGGTTTCGCCGGACTGTTCGAGCTTGGGAAGTACCGGAAACCCATCCTGGCCGCGGGCTCGGATGGGGTGGGCACCAAGCTCGTTGTCGCCCAGATGATGGACAAGCACGACACCATCGGCATCGACCTGGTCGCCATGTGTGTGGATGATCTGGTCTGCTGTGGCGCCGAGCCGCTGTTCCTGCAGGACTACATCGCCATCGGCAAGGTTGTTCCCGAGCATGTCGCAGAGATCGTCTCCGGCATCGCCGAGGGCTGCATCCAGGCCGGTGCGGCGCTCCTCGGCGGGGAGACCGCCGAACACCCCGGTGTCATGGAACCGGGCCACTATGATGTCTCCGCCACCGCCGTCGGCGTGGTCGAGGCTGATGATCTGCTCGGACCTGAGCGGGTGCGTGCCGGTGATGTCATCATCGGTATGGCCTCCTCCGGTCTGCACTCCAATGGTTACTCCCTTGCCCGCCACGTCCTCTTCGACACCGCGGGCCTGACCGTGGACTCCCACATCGAGGAACTGGGTCGCACCCTCGGTGAGGAACTGCTTGAACCCACGCGCATCTACTCCAAGGACTGCCTGGCGCTCATCGCCGAATGCGAGGTGCATGTGTTCTGCCATGTCACCGGCGGTGGCCTGGCTGGCAACATGTCCCGCGTGATCCCTGAGGGCCTCGTCGCCGAGATGTCCCGCGGCACCTGGACCCCGGGTCAGATCTTCCGCTCGATCGCCTCCCTGGGCCGGGTGCCACGTGAGGAGATGGAGAAGACCTTCAACATGGGTGTCGGCATGGTGGCTGTCGTGGCGGAGAAGGACCGTGACCGCGCCCTGGCGATGCTCACCGCCCGCCACATCGACTGCTGGGAGCTGGGCACCGTCCGCAACGGTGAGGACGGCGAACCCAATGTCATCCTCAGCGGTGAGCACCCCGGTTACTGA